The Lycium barbarum isolate Lr01 chromosome 12, ASM1917538v2, whole genome shotgun sequence genome includes a region encoding these proteins:
- the LOC132622285 gene encoding berberine bridge enzyme-like 22, with protein sequence MGSLHILSLLLCSVFLAKCYSHDDFLHCLSKYPETNITKNIYTPDSPTYSSILEYAQKNPRWLNSSHPLFIASPRKESEIKPVILCSKNVGLQIKIKSGGHDYEGLSYRSESPFVLLDLSNLNKVKIDLNEETVWVQAGATLGQLYYAIAKKGKVHGVSGGVCFSIGTGGIISGGGLGALMRKFGLAADNVVDAHVMDVNGKILDREEMGEDLFWAIRGGGGASFGVILAWKLKLVRVPEKVTVFTIHRKLEGNRDLLQKWQNISHQLPEDLFIRAIIQNGGSSAGNNSKKHVEYYLQALYVGHVDELIPLLNQFFPEFNLTRKDCFQETDNSEKECYEVPWSGSVLYFYGRKTNESLEVLLEKNIPTQKSYNKGTSDFLKTPIPESGWEMIERLFLEEERPQMILDPFGGKMDEISESEIPFPHRKGSLYNIQYLVYWGNNSESISSQKIAWMRKLYKEMEPYVAKNPRTAYLNYRDLDFGTNQEDYSYSNAKIWGEKYFNGNLERLAKVKSKVDPSNFFRNEQSIPPYQSSYY encoded by the coding sequence ATGGGTAGCCTTCATATCCTCTCTTTGTTACTCTGTTCAGTCTTTTTGGCAAAATGTTACTCACATGATGACTTTCTCCACTGTCTTTCTAAATACCCTGAAACCAACATAACCAAAAATATTTACACTCCAGATTCTCCAACTTATTCATCTATCCTAGAATATGCTCAAAAAAACCCGAGATGGTTGAATTCTTCACATCCCCTTTTCATTGCCTCCCCTAGAAAAGAATCAGAAATCAAGCCTGTCATTCTTTGTAGTAAAAATGTAGGCCTACAAATTAAGATCAAAAGTGGTGGCCACGACTATGAAGGCCTATCTTATCGCTCTGAATCCCCCTTTGTTTTGCTTGATTTAAGCAATCTTAACAAAGTCAAGATTGATTTAAATGAAGAAACAGTTTGGGTTCAAGCAGGGGCGACGCTCGGCCAGCTTTACTATGCAATTGCCAAAAAAGGTAAAGTGCATGGAGTTTCAGGCGGTGTCTGCTTTAGTATTGGCACTGGTGGCATCATCAGTGGTGGTGGGCTCGGCGCATTGATGAGGAAATTTGGCCTAGCAGCCGATAACGTTGTAGACGCTCATGTAATGGATGTAAATGGAAAAATTCTTGACAGGGAGGAAATGGGAGAAGATTTGTTTTGGGCGATAAGAGGAGGTGGAGGAGCAAGTTTTGGTGTTATTCTAGCATGGAAACTAAAATTGGTTCGTGTCCCTGAAAAGGTTACTGTTTTCACGATACATAGGAAGTTAGAGGGTAACCGAGATCTCCTCCAAAAATGGCAAAACATATCACATCAACTCCCTGAAGATTTGTTCATCAGGGCGATTATTCAAAATGGCGGATCATCAGCAGGAAATAATAGTAAAAAGCATGTGGAATACTATTTACAGGCACTATATGTTGGGCATGTTGATGAGTTAATTCCTCTGCTCAACCAATTCTTCCCTGAATTTAATTTAACACGAAAAGATTGTTTCCAGGAGACTGATAATTCAGAGAAAGAATGCTATGAAGTTCCCTGGAGCGGATCAGTCTTGTATTTCTATGGTAGGAAAACAAATGAGTCACTTGAAGTTTTGCTAGAAAAGAATATCCCAACTCAGAAAAGTTATAACAAAGGAACATCTGATTTTTTGAAGACTCCAATTCCGGAAAGTGGTTGGGAAATGATAGAAAGACTCTTTCTAGAAGAAGAAAGACCCCAGATGATTTTGGATCCATTTGGTGGAAAAATGGATGAAATATCAGAATCTGAAATTCCATTCCCTCATAGAAAGGGCAGTTTGTATAATATTCAGTACTTGGTGTACTGGGGTAATAACAGTGAGAGTATATCAAGCCAGAAGATAGCATGGATGAGGaaattatacaaggaaatggagCCATATGTTGCAAAAAATCCAAGAACTGCTTATCTTAATTACAGGGATCTTGATTTTGGAACTAATCAAGAAGATTACAGCTATTCCAATGCCAAAATATGGGGTGAAAAGTATTTTAATGGAAACTTGGAGAGGTTGGCCAAAGTGAAAAGTAAGGTGGATCCCAGCAATTTCTTCAGAAATGAACAAAGTATTCCACCTTATCAATCATCATACTACTAA
- the LOC132623491 gene encoding berberine bridge enzyme-like 22: MGSLQILSVLLFSLFLAKCNSQEDFFHCLTKHSNKNNITKNIYTPNSPTYSSILEYAQKNPRWLNSSHPQFIVSPRKESEIKPVIRCAKKLDLQIKIKSGGHDYEGISYRSESPFVMLDLSNLNKIKINLNEETVWVQAGATIGQLYHAIANKSKVHGFPGGVCFSVGTGGLISGGGLGPLIRKYGLAADNVVDARVMNVKGKILDRKKMKKDLFWAIRGGGGASFGVILAWKLKLVRVPEKVTVFTIRRKLKGNRDLLQKWQNISHQLPEDLFIRAIINGAGNDTEKHVEFYFQAQYVGPVDELIPLLKQYFPEFNLERKDCFEDTAANAEKECYEVPWIGSVLYFFSRKPNASHEVLIEKTIPIHKNYLKGTSDFVKTPIPESGWEMIERLFLEEERPQMILEPFGGKMDEISESEIPFPHRKGNLYNIQYLVRWGDNSESISSKKIASIRKLYKEMEPYVAKNPRTAYLNYRDLDFGTNKKDYSYSKAKIWGEKYFIGNFERLAKVKSKVDPNNFFRNEQSIPPYQL; encoded by the coding sequence ATGGGTAGCCTTCAAATTCTCTCTGTTTTACTCTTTTCACTCTTTTTGGCAAAATGCAACTCCCAAGAAGACTTTTTCCACTGTCTTACCAAACACTCTAATAAAAATAACATTACCAAAAATATTTACACTCCAAATTCTCCAACTTATTCATCCATCCTAGAATATGCTCAAAAAAACCCCAGATGGTTGAATTCTTCACATCCCCAATTCATTGTCTCCCCTAGAAAAGAATCAGAAATCAAGCCTGTTATTCGTTGTGCTAAAAAACTAGACTTGCAAATCAAAATAAAAAGCGGTGGCCACGACTATGAAGGCATATCTTATCGCTCTGAATCCCCGTTTGTTATGCTTGATTTAAGCAATCTTAATAAAATCAAGATTAATTTAAATGAAGAAACTGTTTGGGTTCAAGCAGGCGCGACCATCGGCCAGTTGTACCATGCAATTGCCAATAAAAGTAAAGTGCATGGATTTCCAGGCGGAGTCTGCTTCAGTGTTGGCACTGGTGGACTAATCAGTGGTGGTGGGCTCGGTCCATTGATAAGGAAATATGGCCTAGCAGCTGATAATGTTGTAGATGCCCGCGTAATGAATGTAAAGGGAAAAATTCTTgatagaaagaaaatgaaaaaagattTGTTTTGGGCGATACGAGGAGGTGGAGGAGCAAGTTTCGGTGTTATTCTAGCATGGAAACTAAAATTGGTTCGTGTTCCTGAAAAGGTTACTGTTTTCACAATTCGTAGAAAGTTAAAGGGTAACCGAGATCTCCTCCAAAAATGGCAAAACATATCACATCAACTCCCTGAAGATTTGTTCATCAGGGCGATTATAAATGGAGCAGGAAATGATACTGAAAAGCATGTAGAATTCTATTTTCAAGCACAATATGTTGGGCCCGTTGACGAATTAATTCCTCTCCTCAAACAATACTTCCCTGAGTTTAACTTGGAGCGAAAAGATTGCTTCGAAGACACTGCTGCTAATGCAGAGAAAGAATGCTACGAAGTCCCCTGGATCGGATCAGTCTTATATTTCTTTTCCAGGAAACCAAATGCATCACATGAAGTTTTAATAGAAAAAACTATTCCAATACATAAAAATTATCTCAAAGGGACATCTGATTTTGTGAAGACTCCAATTCCAGAAAGTGGTTGGGAAATGATAGAAAGACTCTTTCTAGAAGAAGAAAGACCCCAGATGATTTTGGAGCCATTTGGTGGGAAAATGGATGAAATCTCAGAATCTGAAATTCCTTTCCCTCATAGAAAGGGGAATTTGTATAATATTCAGTACTTGGTGAGATGGGGTGATAATAGTGAGAGCATATCGAGCAAGAAGATAGCATCGATTAGGAAACTTTACAAGGAAATGGAGCCATATGTTGCAAAAAATCCAAGAACTGCTTATCTGAATTACAGGGACCTCGATTTTGGGACTAATAAAAAAGACTACAGTTACTCCAAGGCCAAAATATGGGGTGAAAAGTATTTTATTGGAAACTTTGAGAGGTTGGCCAAAGTGAAGAGTAAGGTGGATCCCAACAATTTCTTCAGAAATGAACAAAGTATTCCACCTTATCAATTGTGA